One region of Armatimonadota bacterium genomic DNA includes:
- a CDS encoding AI-2E family transporter — protein sequence MPKLQTEYARSWTPLILIATSIALLYLLWDVLVIFVLAALLAFVVAPFVGLLEKKLPRIFAILTVYLLIVIIIIVLTGLLAPVVSNQFQQFIDSVPHYLSRARDILDNLQERYFALPGQWRRLVDKGLTELQTAAIKLTSLTLPVVSALFGGFFALIFIPLLTFFMLLNANGYRRMILAITPRQHQESIDDLLTCAGQAFRSFLKGEIFLMLTVGLVTGIGLYLVGMPYPVVFAVVAGLLEIVPTFGPVLTTIIVTLVAVLINPVLALKAAGVTILVQVAENVLLAPLVMSKAVGLEPVTVALSVLIGGSLAGVVGALVAIPLAVIIKIILIYFYADESKLVAGDRAVCKKTNRVN from the coding sequence ATGCCGAAATTACAAACCGAATACGCAAGATCCTGGACACCATTAATTTTGATTGCAACCAGCATTGCCCTGCTCTATCTTCTTTGGGATGTTCTCGTCATTTTTGTTCTTGCTGCTTTGCTTGCCTTTGTCGTCGCCCCATTTGTTGGACTGCTGGAAAAAAAACTCCCAAGAATCTTCGCAATCCTCACCGTCTATCTACTAATCGTCATTATTATCATCGTGCTTACAGGTCTGCTAGCGCCCGTTGTAAGCAACCAGTTTCAGCAATTTATTGACTCTGTACCTCATTATCTATCCAGAGCACGCGACATCTTAGACAACCTTCAAGAGCGATACTTTGCGCTTCCTGGACAATGGCGGAGATTGGTTGACAAAGGGCTCACGGAACTCCAAACAGCAGCAATTAAATTGACGAGCCTGACTCTGCCGGTTGTTTCAGCTTTGTTCGGCGGTTTCTTTGCCTTGATTTTTATTCCATTACTTACTTTTTTCATGCTACTAAACGCAAACGGATACAGACGAATGATTCTCGCCATTACACCGCGACAACACCAGGAAAGTATTGATGACTTATTAACTTGTGCCGGACAAGCTTTTCGCAGCTTTCTCAAAGGCGAAATTTTTCTAATGCTTACTGTTGGCTTGGTAACTGGAATTGGCCTCTACCTTGTAGGAATGCCATACCCGGTTGTCTTTGCCGTTGTGGCCGGGCTCTTGGAAATCGTGCCGACCTTCGGGCCTGTGTTGACAACCATTATCGTCACTCTGGTGGCAGTATTGATAAACCCTGTGCTCGCTTTGAAAGCCGCTGGTGTTACAATATTAGTACAGGTCGCCGAGAATGTGCTTTTAGCCCCGTTGGTAATGTCAAAAGCAGTTGGGTTGGAGCCAGTAACAGTCGCATTATCGGTTCTCATTGGTGGCAGTCTGGCTGGGGTTGTGGGCGCCCTCGTAGCGATTCCTTTGGCGGTTATCATAAAAATAATCCTCATTTATTTCTATGCCGATGAATCAAAGCTGGTTGCCGGCGACCGAGCAGTATGCAAGAAAACCAATCGGGTTAACTGA